The Liolophura sinensis isolate JHLJ2023 unplaced genomic scaffold, CUHK_Ljap_v2 scaffold_203, whole genome shotgun sequence genome includes a region encoding these proteins:
- the LOC135481505 gene encoding uncharacterized protein LOC135481505, giving the protein MEEEKRPPYSPDNFHLGVDLEKTAVYQLSFLESVYKTPALSSEAVLERAIWRYEHLWLPLAAESQDTGELLPAPIDVEWVWHCHLLSPLAYERDCLAVVGRLVDHKLLTQEERKTGLLKSKTMWESKYPGEAFDYLESDGLNEKQAAADIVGSKITYNIRGAIFRQKDFYYEVSLAHFKDVKFLATALDRYRRFLYLRQQFPSVFLVPSYDIDLMWHTHQLHPKHYHTDTLQLLGRIFNHDDSVNDRSPGSKLSIADAETRNLWKDTFEENFTMYGAMYRGFSPAGKLADIPPENLTAMATKKCRLTIKNIDVEGLASPDPRLRLNIAIVASEAAKAKDPTIRPHVQISSLKEHGSSWRGENLVSTVFQTMDDVGLHFSLSEKFGNFCFLSKEEVGYAFDNIASDVESCFPDGAETTRALSLNSSDGVKLKYLLKIGPPKLGPLALTVTAGTYESCIMPEMIEQMWGPIPLARLPQGTDNTCEVASHRLISHLGKVEFTCRTIHSLPLMMSAIQVFYQDKMAVVAHLIGTDQLPLSSQVSNIPEKCVSLTPGVGQRAILIKNNTEDWGILLGRWVGMRKGVPGTKGTRYQAGRRGTPGSPGRLRVKLYKMSDKSWQTVETKYDDSDYDVEINKMEVNLKQGFITLKSQDKDIAENLAVAFSIGLLHVLCQPRPKNWKPGYTPTSTSRGNRSVRSIPSEDMVLILAAGYIACAPTNHFLYSSHQAHDSCAGCVGVVGDGGLIDASDNNILGDNYSVCDMDYEAAYGDGDFGGDGDGGDAGDAGCGGCGGCGGCGGGGCGGSGGTGGCGGGGDAGGGGGCVGGGGDGGGGGGCGGGGGCGGGGGCGGGGGCGGGGGCGGGCGG; this is encoded by the exons atggaagAAGAGAAAAGGCCTCCGTATTCTCCCGACAACTTCCATCTGGGAGTCGATTTGGAAAAGACCGCTGTGTACCAGCTGAGTTTTCTGGAATCTGTCTACAAGACTCCGGCTCTGTCTTCGGAAGCTGTGCTAGAAAGAGCAATATGGCGGTACGAGCACCTGTGGCTCCCCCTAGCGGCTGAATCACAGGACACCGGCGAACTGTTACCGGCTCCCATTGACGTGGAATGGGTGTGGCACTGTCACTTGTTGTCTCCCCTTGCTTACGAGAGGGATTGCTTAGCGGTAGTTGGGAGGTTAGTGGATCACAAGCTGTTGACTCAGGAGGAAAGAAAAACCGGTCTGTTGAAATCAAAGACCATGTGGGAAAGCAAATATCCAGGTGAAGCCTTCGATTATCTTGAATCCGATGGATTGAATGAGAAACAAGCCGCAGCGGATATCGTTGGCTCAAAGATCACCTACAATATAAGGGGTGCCATTTTCAGACAGAAAGACTTCTACTACGAAGTATCATTGGCACATTTCAAGGACGTGAAGTTCCTGGCCACTGCTCTGGACCGGTACAGACGTTTTCTGTATCTTCGTCAGCAGTTTCCATCGGTGTTTCTGGTGCCGTCTTACGACATTGACCTGATGTGGCACACACATCAACTTCATCCCAAACACTACCACACAGACACTTTACAACTTCTCGGTCGTATCTTCAACCATGACGACTCTGTAAATGACAGAAGCCCTGGCTCCAAACTTAGCATTGCGGATGCAGAAACAAGGAACTTGTGGAAAGACACGTTTGAGGAGAACTTTACCATGTACGGAGCAATGTACAGGGGGTTCTCGCCGGCTGGGAAGCTCGCCGATATTCCTCCTGAAAACCTGACAGCGATGGCGACGAAGAAATGCCGCCTGACCATAAAGAATATCGACGTTGAGGGTTTGGCCTCACCTGATCCTCGTCTAAGGCTAAACATCGCAATAGTCGCCAGCGAGGCTGCTAAAGCCAAAGACCCCACAATTCGGCCACATGTTCAAATTTCCAGTCTGAAGGAACACGGCAGTTCCTGGAGAGGAGAGAACTTAGTCAGTACCGTCTTCCAGACAATGGACGATGTCGGCTTGCACTTTTCGCTGTCCGAAAAGTTCGGAAACTTCTGCTTTCTTTCGAAAGAGGAAGTAGGTTATGCGTTTGACAACATCGCCTCTGACGTGGAAAGCTGTTTTCCGGACGGAGCGGAGACCACAAGAGCTCTCAGCTTGAATTCATCCGACGGCGTGAAACTTAAGTACCTGTTGAAAATTGGACCTCCGAAGCTGGGACCTCTTGCATTAACGGTAACGGCGGGGACATACGAGAGCTGCATCATGCCCGAGATGATTGAGCAGATGTGGGGTCCGATCCCGCTAGCCCGTCTTCCACAGGGCACAGACAATACCTGCGAAGTGGcatcacacag ATTGATTAGCCACTTGGGTAAGGTAGAGTTTACCTGCCGGACAATACACAGTCTCCCTTTGATGATGTCCGCCATACAGGTGTTCTACCAAGACAAGATGGCCGTCGTAGCTCACCTGATCGGCACAGATCAGCTTCCGCTGTCGTCACAG gtgTCAAATATTCCAGAGAAATGTGTCTCCTTGACCCCAGGGGTAGGACAGAGAGCTATTCTCATCAAGAACAACACTGAGGACTGGGGGATTCTTCTGGGGAGATGGGTAGGGATGAGGAAAGGCGTCCCTGGGACAAAAG GCACTCGATACCAGGCCGGTCGGCGGGGTACACCTGGCAGTCCTGGTCGACTGAGGGTGAAGCTATACAAGATGTCCGACAAAAGTTGGCAGACTGTTGAGACGAAGTACGATGATTCTGACTACGACGTCGAGATTAATAAAATGGAGGTCAACCTGAAGCAAGGTTTTATTACGCTGAAGTCGCAGGATAAAGACATCGCGGAGAATTTAGCTGTGGCGTTTAGCATTGGGTTACTTCACGTCCTGTGTCAGCCTCGACCCAAGAACTGGAAGCCTGGATACACACCCACCTCGACATCGCGCGGAAACAGGAGCGTGCGGAGTATCCCGTCAGAGGACATGGTGCTGATTCTGGCCGCAGGTTACATCGCCTGTGCCCCCACAAACCATTTTCTGTACTCATCGCACCAGGCTCACGACTCGTGTGCTGGTTGCGTGGGAGTGGTTGGCGATGGCGGCTTGATTGATGCCAGCGACAACAACATCTTGGGCGACAACTACTCAGTATGCGATATGGACTACGAAGCGGCGTACGGCGACGGCGATTTTGGCGGCGATGGTGATGGAGGTGACGCCGGCGACGCCGGCTGTGGGGGTTGTGGTGGCTGTGGCGGTTGTGGTGGTGGAGGATGTGGCGGATCGGGAGGCACAGGAGGTTGTGGGGGCGGTGGAGATGCAGGTGGGGGAGGTGGATGCGTTGGAGGCGGTGGAGATGGTGGAGGTGGCGGTGGTTGCGGAGGTGGCGGTGGTTGTGGAGGTGGCGGTGGTTGCGGAGGTGGCGGTGGTTGTGGAGGTGGCGGTGGTTGCGGTGGAGGTTGTGGTGGCTAA